A single window of Pyxidicoccus xibeiensis DNA harbors:
- a CDS encoding J domain-containing protein, translating to MTPSQAAEALYSAHKSRATGWLTLSAGGRESRLLLREGNLVGTRLGFGYQSPAQALLQSGMLGAEALDALWARGGAGAPDEELLEEYGLEPDAVVEQQVLAHVRRLSALAELAAFEPGVVEEEFRPISGARVVRAALEGPRGGATVERVFRCEQVAACAPWLTDAAEREFLETLAEFRRPEGLTAAQEALLLVLEREGCVQALSVEEWEALEQARREEEARLAEEARLAEEARLRAVEEARLAEEARLAEERRLAEEARLAEEARRAEEARLAEEARRAEEARLAEEARRAEEARLAEEARLAEEARLAEEARLAEEARLAEEARLAEEARLAEEARLAEEARLAEEARLAEEARLAEEARLAEEVRRAEEARLAEEARLAEEVRRAEEARLAEEARRAEEARLAEEARLAEEARVAEEEARLAEEARLAEEARLAEEARLAEEVRLAEEARLAEERRLAEQARLAEEARLAAEEARRAEEARLAEEARLEEERRLAEEARLAEEARFAEEARIAEEARLAEEERLLAEEARLVEEARLAEEARLAEEARLAEEARRAEEERLAEEARLAEEARLAEEVRRAEGARLAEEARLAEEARLAEEARLEAERLRAEEEARLAEEVRIAEERLRAEEEARLAEAARLAEEARLAEEARLEEERRLAEEARLRAEEERRVEEERRKAEEEARLAEEARLAEEARLAEVARREEGARLAEEARLAEEARLAEEERRLAEEARLAEEARLAEEARLAEEARLAEEARLAEEARVAEQRRIEEEARRAEEQRLAEEARLAEEARLAEETRLAEEARLRAEEERRRAEEARLAEEARLAEEARLAEEARLEEERRLAEEARLAEEARLAEEARLAEEARLAEEARLAEEARLAEEARLAEEARLAEEARLAEEARLAEEARLAEEARLAEEVRQAEEARLAEEARRAEEARLAEEARLAEEARLAEERRLAEEARLAEEARLAEEARLAEEARLEEERRLAEEARLAEEARLAEEARLAEEARLAEEARLVEEERRLAEEAQRAEEARLVEEARLAEEARLAEDARLAEEARQAEEARLAEEARFAEEARLAEEARLAEEARLAEEARLAEEARLAEEARLAEEARLAEEARLAEEVRLEVERRRAEAVRRAKEARLAEQARLAEEARLAEEARLAEEARLAEEARQANEARLAEEARQAEEARQAEEARQAEAAALASAAPSPTVEDAEALTLDVGDIISTDAEPPQAPVPESWADAIPPSVSPSLELPPQPESPDALRAARQQAQAALLHDMEEALRRSRTQPLEPWLAEEPPRTTPPTRTKDLVPVQDEPWQAQERALSTSTEPEFELEPEELPLLEAEPEAMDDAIAASDRLPMPQEPASSGPPVLAPSAVPPRSGPPVLSPIAASQGSEESEDASLWATRPAPLAAPPPLRLGPAAPKAGEEDLWRIVAFDKDEGAANLTASFEAALLQVDSHLETLVRSNVNQPNVDFDEVPVEAIVEATIEPDALMGPGAFPGDNTGATGQTAWAEPSGDLDDWDFDEDDVAADPSNPDEAAKLRRQRLLRRAMENMGVLGARAPAVVGATPTTEPAAPAPTPAPVSEPPKPDEARLAQQIEQRYADIQAKRDHFFVLGVPQDAPRDQVKSAFLSLAKLFHPDRLPPTMPHLAPKMTSVFEAIREAYEVLYDDARRKAYLQNLQAQQSLPKTPAPTSSSASPSSRPAGRPDSSPDDLYKMGEVFFRKRDFTTASDHYDRAWSLDAKPLYLAARAWAIYMDPARKADMAKAKQMMAEAVRTDPNCDRAHYQLGVIARVEGDMDRAERHFREAVRANSKHLEANQELRLIEMRKKNPPKKGGFFR from the coding sequence ATGACCCCGTCGCAGGCCGCCGAAGCGCTGTACTCCGCCCACAAGTCCCGAGCCACCGGGTGGCTGACGCTTTCCGCGGGAGGGCGTGAGTCCCGACTCCTGCTGCGCGAGGGGAACCTCGTGGGAACGCGGCTGGGGTTTGGCTACCAGAGTCCCGCGCAGGCGCTGCTGCAGAGCGGGATGCTGGGCGCGGAGGCGCTGGACGCGCTGTGGGCGCGGGGTGGGGCGGGGGCTCCGGACGAGGAGCTGCTGGAGGAGTACGGGCTGGAGCCGGACGCGGTGGTGGAGCAGCAGGTGCTCGCCCACGTGCGGAGGCTGAGCGCGCTGGCGGAGCTGGCCGCGTTCGAGCCGGGGGTGGTGGAGGAGGAGTTCCGGCCGATTTCCGGTGCGCGCGTGGTGCGCGCGGCGCTGGAGGGGCCGCGGGGCGGGGCGACGGTGGAGCGGGTGTTCCGCTGCGAGCAGGTGGCGGCGTGTGCACCGTGGCTCACGGATGCGGCGGAGCGGGAGTTCCTGGAGACGCTCGCGGAGTTCCGGCGGCCGGAGGGACTCACGGCCGCGCAGGAGGCACTGCTGCTCGTGCTGGAGCGCGAGGGGTGCGTCCAGGCGCTGTCGGTGGAGGAGTGGGAGGCCCTCGAGCAGGCCCGGCGTGAGGAGGAGGCCCGGCTCGCTGAGGAGGCTCGGCTCGCTGAGGAGGCTCGGCTTCGGGCGGTGGAAGAGGCTCGGCTGGCGGAGGAGGCTCGACTCGCGGAAGAGCGTCGACTCGCGGAAGAGGCTCGGCTGGCGGAGGAGGCCCGACGGGCTGAAGAGGCTCGGCTGGCGGAGGAGGCCCGACGGGCTGAAGAGGCTCGGCTGGCGGAGGAGGCTCGACGGGCTGAAGAGGCTCGACTCGCTGAAGAGGCTCGGCTCGCTGAAGAGGCTCGGCTGGCTGAGGAGGCTCGGCTGGCTGAGGAGGCTCGGCTTGCTGAGGAGGCTCGGCTCGCGGAAGAGGCTCGGCTCGCGGAAGAGGCTCGGCTCGCGGAAGAGGCTCGGCTCGCGGAAGAGGCTCGGCTCGCGGAAGAGGCTCGGCTCGCGGAAGAGGCTCGGCTCGCTGAGGAAGTGCGACGGGCTGAAGAGGCTCGGCTCGCTGAGGAGGCTCGTCTCGCTGAGGAAGTACGACGGGCTGAAGAGGCTCGGCTCGCCGAAGAGGCGCGACGGGCTGAAGAGGCTCGACTCGCGGAAGAGGCTCGCCTCGCTGAGGAGGCCCGGGTCGCCGAGGAGGAGGCGCGACTCGCGGAAGAGGCCCGCTTGGCCGAAGAGGCTCGACTGGCCGAAGAGGCCCGCCTCGCGGAAGAAGTCCGGCTAGCCGAAGAGGCTCGACTCGCGGAAGAGCGTCGCCTCGCCGAACAAGCTCGCCTTGCCGAGGAGGCTCGCCTCGCGGCCGAAGAGGCCCGTCGGGCAGAAGAAGCTCGCCTCGCTGAAGAGGCTCGCCTCGAAGAAGAGCGCCGCCTCGCGGAAGAAGCTCGGCTGGCCGAAGAGGCTCGCTTCGCGGAAGAAGCTCGTATCGCCGAGGAGGCACGCCTCGCTGAGGAAGAGCGCCTCCTCGCCGAAGAGGCGCGCCTGGTCGAAGAGGCTCGTCTCGCGGAGGAGGCTCGTCTCGCGGAGGAGGCTCGCCTCGCGGAGGAAGCGCGACGGGCTGAGGAAGAGCGACTCGCCGAAGAGGCTCGTCTCGCTGAAGAGGCCCGGCTGGCCGAAGAAGTACGACGGGCTGAAGGGGCTCGGCTCGCCGAAGAGGCGCGACTCGCCGAAGAGGCGCGACTCGCTGAAGAGGCTCGGCTTGAGGCAGAGCGACTTCGTGCGGAAGAGGAGGCACGACTCGCTGAGGAAGTTCGTATCGCTGAAGAGCGACTTCGCGCGGAAGAGGAAGCACGACTCGCGGAAGCAGCGCGCTTGGCAGAGGAAGCTCGGCTTGCTGAAGAGGCGCGACTGGAAGAAGAGCGTCGTCTCGCTGAGGAGGCTCGCCTCCGCGCCGAGGAAGAACGACGAGTAGAAGAGGAACGTCGCAAGGCCGAGGAGGAAGCTCGTCTCGCTGAGGAGGCTCGCCTGGCAGAAGAGGCGCGTCTCGCAGAGGTGGCACGACGGGAGGAAGGGGCTCGCCTCGCTGAAGAGGCTCGGCTGGCGGAAGAGGCCCGACTCGCTGAAGAAGAGCGCCGGCTCGCCGAAGAGGCTCGACTGGCCGAGGAAGCACGTCTCGCTGAGGAAGCTCGGCTGGCGGAAGAGGCCCGCCTCGCCGAGGAGGCTCGACTGGCTGAAGAAGCGCGCGTTGCTGAGCAGCGCCGCATCGAAGAGGAAGCCCGTCGCGCAGAGGAGCAGCGCCTCGCGGAAGAGGCGCGCCTGGCCGAAGAGGCTCGGCTCGCTGAAGAGACTCGGCTGGCGGAGGAAGCTCGCCTCAGAGCCGAAGAAGAGCGCCGTCGTGCCGAAGAGGCTCGGTTGGCTGAAGAGGCACGCCTCGCCGAGGAGGCGCGTCTCGCCGAGGAAGCTCGCCTCGAAGAAGAGCGTCGCCTTGCTGAAGAGGCGCGCCTCGCCGAGGAGGCCCGCCTCGCGGAAGAGGCCCGCCTCGCTGAGGAAGCGCGTCTCGCGGAAGAGGCCCGCCTCGCGGAAGAGGCCCGCCTCGCTGAGGAAGCGCGTCTCGCGGAAGAGGCCCGCCTCGCGGAAGAGGCTCGGCTGGCTGAGGAGGCTCGGCTCGCGGAAGAGGCTCGGCTGGCTGAGGAAGCTCGTCTCGCGGAGGAGGTGCGTCAGGCGGAAGAGGCTCGGCTGGCTGAGGAGGCTCGACGGGCAGAAGAGGCTCGGCTCGCAGAAGAGGCTCGGCTCGCGGAAGAGGCTCGGCTCGCGGAAGAGCGTCGCCTCGCCGAAGAGGCTCGACTGGCCGAAGAGGCTCGACTGGCCGAAGAGGCTCGACTGGCCGAAGAGGCTCGCCTCGAAGAAGAGCGCCGCCTCGCGGAAGAAGCTCGGCTGGCCGAAGAAGCTCGTCTCGCGGAAGAAGCTCGTCTCGCCGAGGAGGCCCGCCTCGCCGAAGAGGCTCGACTCGTAGAGGAAGAGCGCCGCCTCGCAGAGGAGGCGCAACGGGCTGAAGAGGCCCGTCTCGTTGAAGAGGCTCGGCTCGCTGAAGAGGCCCGGCTGGCCGAAGATGCGCGGCTCGCTGAAGAGGCGCGTCAGGCTGAAGAGGCACGCCTCGCAGAAGAGGCACGCTTCGCAGAAGAGGCACGCCTCGCCGAAGAGGCCCGTCTCGCGGAGGAGGCTCGTCTCGCCGAAGAGGCCCGTCTCGCGGAGGAGGCTCGTCTCGCCGAAGAGGCTCGGCTGGCCGAAGAGGCCCGCCTCGCAGAAGAGGCCCGCCTCGCGGAGGAGGTGCGTCTCGAGGTGGAGCGTCGCCGCGCCGAAGCGGTACGCCGTGCCAAGGAAGCACGCCTCGCCGAGCAGGCCCGGTTGGCCGAAGAGGCTCGCCTCGCTGAAGAGGCGCGACTCGCGGAAGAGGCCCGGCTCGCCGAAGAGGCGCGCCAGGCCAATGAGGCTCGCCTCGCCGAAGAGGCGCGTCAGGCCGAAGAAGCCCGTCAGGCCGAAGAAGCCCGTCAGGCCGAGGCCGCCGCGCTGGCCAGCGCGGCCCCATCGCCCACGGTGGAGGACGCCGAGGCGCTCACCCTCGATGTCGGTGACATCATCTCCACCGATGCCGAGCCGCCGCAGGCTCCGGTCCCTGAATCATGGGCGGATGCCATCCCTCCCTCGGTCTCCCCCTCGCTGGAGCTCCCGCCCCAGCCCGAGAGTCCCGACGCCCTGCGCGCCGCGCGTCAGCAGGCCCAGGCCGCGCTCCTCCACGACATGGAGGAGGCCCTCCGTCGCTCGCGGACGCAGCCGCTGGAGCCCTGGCTCGCCGAGGAGCCTCCCCGCACCACTCCGCCCACCCGCACCAAGGACCTCGTCCCCGTCCAGGACGAGCCGTGGCAGGCCCAGGAGCGCGCGCTCTCCACCTCGACCGAGCCCGAGTTCGAGCTCGAGCCCGAGGAACTGCCCCTGCTCGAGGCCGAGCCCGAGGCGATGGACGACGCCATCGCCGCCTCCGACCGGCTCCCCATGCCCCAGGAGCCCGCCTCCTCGGGACCTCCGGTGCTGGCCCCGTCCGCGGTTCCTCCTCGCTCCGGTCCTCCCGTCCTCTCCCCCATCGCCGCCTCCCAGGGCTCGGAGGAGTCCGAGGACGCCAGCCTGTGGGCCACCCGCCCGGCCCCGCTCGCGGCCCCGCCGCCCCTGCGCCTGGGCCCCGCTGCTCCCAAGGCGGGCGAGGAAGACCTGTGGCGCATCGTCGCCTTCGACAAGGACGAGGGCGCCGCCAACCTCACGGCTTCCTTCGAGGCGGCGCTCCTCCAGGTGGACTCCCATCTGGAGACGCTCGTCCGCTCGAATGTCAATCAGCCAAACGTCGATTTCGACGAGGTCCCGGTCGAGGCCATTGTTGAAGCGACGATCGAACCGGATGCCCTCATGGGTCCGGGGGCCTTCCCCGGTGACAACACCGGTGCAACTGGACAGACTGCATGGGCCGAGCCGTCCGGTGACCTGGACGACTGGGACTTCGACGAGGACGACGTGGCGGCAGATCCCTCAAACCCCGACGAGGCAGCCAAGCTCCGGCGCCAGCGCCTGCTGCGCCGCGCGATGGAGAACATGGGCGTCCTCGGCGCACGTGCTCCCGCCGTGGTGGGTGCCACACCCACGACCGAGCCCGCCGCGCCCGCGCCTACACCGGCCCCGGTCTCCGAGCCGCCCAAGCCGGACGAGGCGCGGCTCGCCCAGCAGATCGAGCAGCGCTACGCCGACATCCAGGCCAAGCGGGACCACTTCTTCGTGCTTGGGGTCCCTCAGGACGCCCCGCGCGACCAGGTGAAGTCCGCCTTCCTCAGCCTCGCCAAGCTCTTCCACCCGGACCGCCTGCCGCCGACCATGCCGCACCTGGCGCCGAAGATGACCTCCGTCTTCGAGGCCATCCGCGAGGCCTACGAGGTCCTCTACGACGACGCCCGGCGCAAGGCCTATCTCCAGAACCTCCAGGCCCAGCAGTCCCTGCCGAAGACGCCCGCGCCGACCTCCTCCTCCGCGTCCCCGTCGTCCCGCCCCGCGGGCCGGCCCGACAGCAGCCCGGACGACCTCTACAAGATGGGCGAGGTCTTCTTCCGCAAGCGCGACTTCACCACCGCGTCGGACCACTACGACCGCGCCTGGTCCCTGGACGCCAAGCCCCTGTACCTGGCCGCTCGCGCCTGGGCCATCTACATGGACCCGGCCCGCAAGGCGGACATGGCCAAGGCCAAGCAGATGATGGCGGAGGCCGTGCGCACCGACCCCAACTGCGACCGCGCCCACTACCAGCTCGGCGTCATCGCCCGTGTCGAGGGCGACATGGACCGCGCCGAGCGCCACTTCCGTGAAGCAGTGCGCGCCAACTCCAAGCACCTGGAGGCCAATCAGGAGCTGCGCCTCATCGAAATGCGCAAGAAGAACCCGCCCAAGAAAGGCGGCTTCTTCCGCTGA
- a CDS encoding tRNA (cytidine(34)-2'-O)-methyltransferase translates to MLEPLARPLHLVLVSPQIPPNTGNVARLCAVTGCRLILVEPLGFSIDDRHLKRAGLDYWDKVFLRLYPTYDAYVTDYPDSRRWLFSARAETSLYEARFQEGDHLVFGSEVTGLLPEVMEGGSGTAVTIPMLQERRSLNLSTAVGIGAYEALRQVRFAGAGRQAPPAS, encoded by the coding sequence ATGCTCGAACCCCTGGCGCGTCCTCTGCATCTGGTCCTGGTCTCCCCCCAGATTCCCCCCAACACAGGCAACGTGGCCCGGCTGTGCGCGGTGACGGGCTGCCGGCTCATCCTGGTGGAGCCGCTGGGGTTCTCCATCGACGACAGGCACCTGAAGCGGGCGGGCCTGGACTACTGGGACAAGGTGTTCCTCCGGCTGTATCCCACCTATGACGCCTATGTGACGGACTACCCCGACTCCCGTCGGTGGCTGTTCTCCGCCCGGGCGGAGACGTCGCTGTACGAGGCCCGCTTCCAGGAGGGGGACCACCTGGTGTTCGGCTCGGAGGTGACGGGGCTTCTGCCAGAGGTGATGGAGGGGGGCTCGGGGACGGCGGTGACGATTCCGATGCTACAGGAGCGTCGCAGCCTGAATCTGTCCACGGCGGTGGGGATTGGGGCCTACGAGGCGCTGCGGCAGGTCCGTTTCGCCGGAGCGGGCAGGCAGGCGCCCCCGGCAAGTTGA
- a CDS encoding DUF192 domain-containing protein → MRWRVNNETRQRLLADRAERATGFMERFKGLMGRRSLAVGEGLHILPCNSIHTFFMRIAIDVVFLDAQGRIVKLMPALPPWRATSVYFQSRSVLELPAGVLAASGTQEGDQLAFEPVSQAPALNPPA, encoded by the coding sequence ATGCGCTGGAGGGTGAACAACGAGACGCGTCAGCGACTGCTGGCGGACCGGGCCGAGCGGGCCACCGGGTTCATGGAGCGGTTCAAGGGGCTCATGGGGCGCCGCTCGCTCGCCGTGGGCGAGGGGCTTCATATCCTCCCCTGCAACTCCATCCATACCTTCTTCATGCGCATCGCCATCGACGTCGTGTTCCTGGACGCCCAGGGCCGCATCGTCAAATTGATGCCCGCCCTGCCCCCCTGGCGGGCCACCTCCGTCTACTTTCAATCACGCTCCGTGCTGGAGCTGCCCGCCGGCGTCCTCGCGGCCAGTGGCACCCAGGAGGGTGACCAACTGGCCTTCGAGCCGGTCTCTCAGGCCCCGGCCTTGAATCCCCCTGCCTGA
- a CDS encoding Stp1/IreP family PP2C-type Ser/Thr phosphatase yields MRIEVAGSTHVGMKRNHNEDNFLMLPEENLFCVADGMGGHSSGEIASRIAVDELGEFYRMTSKDQDSTWPFKMDKARNYDENRLATGIKLANARIYEKASLESKFKGMGTTIVSVHFASDVAYVGHVGDSRVYFFREGVLKQVTEDHSLLNDYLKAKKLSPEEIENFPHKNVIVRALGMKENVQVDVSRVEPKDGDVFLLCSDGLSGMVTDPQMQEILLRTPELDKACSQLIDMANAAGGNDNVTCVLARYHQA; encoded by the coding sequence ATGCGCATCGAGGTAGCCGGCAGCACCCACGTTGGGATGAAGCGCAATCACAACGAGGACAACTTCCTGATGCTCCCGGAAGAGAACCTCTTCTGCGTGGCCGATGGCATGGGTGGCCATTCGTCGGGCGAGATTGCCAGCCGCATCGCGGTGGACGAGCTCGGGGAGTTCTACCGGATGACGTCCAAGGACCAGGACAGCACCTGGCCCTTCAAGATGGACAAGGCCCGCAACTACGACGAGAACCGGCTCGCCACCGGCATCAAGCTCGCCAACGCGCGCATCTACGAGAAGGCCAGCCTCGAGTCCAAGTTCAAGGGCATGGGGACGACCATCGTCAGCGTGCACTTCGCCAGCGACGTGGCCTACGTGGGGCACGTGGGTGACAGCCGCGTCTACTTCTTCCGCGAGGGCGTCCTCAAGCAGGTCACCGAGGACCACTCGCTGCTCAACGACTACCTCAAGGCGAAGAAGCTCTCGCCGGAGGAAATCGAGAACTTCCCCCACAAGAACGTCATCGTCCGCGCGCTCGGCATGAAGGAGAACGTCCAGGTGGACGTGTCTCGCGTGGAGCCGAAGGACGGCGACGTCTTCCTGCTCTGCTCGGACGGCCTGAGCGGCATGGTGACGGACCCGCAGATGCAGGAAATCCTGCTGCGCACCCCAGAGCTGGACAAGGCCTGCTCGCAGCTCATCGACATGGCCAACGCCGCCGGCGGCAACGACAACGTCACCTGCGTGCTGGCCCGCTACCACCAGGCCTGA
- a CDS encoding nucleotidyltransferase family protein: MKAMVLCAGLGTRLRPLTERWPKPAMPLLGQPLLRYHLAVLKAAGVTAVGINTHHLPDTMAEVARAECERAKLPLHVVHEPVIQGTGGGIRGLREFLADDDFFVFNGDILYPVDLRPVAAMHRASGAVATMVLQPMPEAEKYAAVEMDAAGRVRRIASHGPGGEGLSPWHFTGVHVMSPRIFDFMSKEGPEDINREVYVRAMEAGQTVRGVRVDGYWSDLGTPSRYLATVLDVLAGRVRLEWLGADSPLAGTVRGPGAAWAQPDARVGTAAVEGPVYFGRGVTVADGASVGPGVSVGAGAKVGAGARVERAAIFEGTEVGPGEALSEVLAWEQHRIAAPLTGR, from the coding sequence ATGAAGGCGATGGTCCTCTGCGCGGGCCTGGGTACGCGCCTGCGTCCGCTCACCGAGCGCTGGCCCAAGCCGGCGATGCCGCTGCTCGGGCAGCCGCTGTTGCGCTATCACCTGGCGGTGCTGAAGGCCGCGGGGGTGACGGCGGTGGGCATCAACACGCACCACCTGCCGGACACCATGGCGGAGGTGGCCCGCGCCGAGTGCGAGCGCGCGAAGCTGCCGCTGCACGTGGTGCACGAGCCCGTCATCCAGGGCACTGGCGGCGGCATCCGCGGCCTGCGCGAGTTCCTGGCGGACGACGACTTCTTCGTCTTCAACGGGGACATCCTCTACCCGGTGGACCTGCGGCCGGTGGCGGCCATGCACCGCGCGTCCGGCGCGGTGGCCACCATGGTGCTGCAGCCCATGCCGGAGGCGGAGAAGTACGCGGCGGTGGAGATGGACGCCGCGGGCCGCGTGCGGCGCATCGCCAGCCACGGCCCCGGAGGCGAGGGGCTGTCCCCGTGGCACTTCACCGGCGTGCACGTGATGTCCCCGCGCATCTTCGACTTCATGTCGAAGGAGGGCCCCGAGGACATCAACCGCGAGGTCTACGTGCGCGCCATGGAGGCGGGCCAGACGGTGCGCGGGGTGCGGGTGGACGGGTACTGGTCCGATTTGGGCACGCCGTCGCGCTACCTGGCCACGGTGCTGGACGTGCTCGCCGGCCGCGTGCGGCTGGAGTGGCTGGGCGCGGACTCGCCGCTGGCGGGCACGGTGCGCGGCCCGGGCGCGGCCTGGGCCCAGCCGGACGCCCGCGTGGGCACGGCTGCCGTGGAGGGCCCGGTGTACTTCGGCCGCGGCGTCACCGTGGCGGACGGGGCCTCCGTGGGCCCCGGCGTGTCCGTGGGCGCGGGGGCGAAGGTGGGCGCGGGCGCGCGCGTCGAGCGGGCCGCCATCTTCGAGGGCACCGAGGTGGGCCCCGGCGAGGCGCTCTCCGAGGTGCTCGCCTGGGAGCAGCACCGGATTGCCGCGCCGCTCACGGGGCGGTGA
- a CDS encoding aminoglycoside phosphotransferase family protein produces the protein MELEAALRDQVGQAIGRPVPHAPIKKLKGDASNRSYYRVGAAPDSWVVMVMPPDATKKSEEATKGEPPKELPFVNVHRYLEKLGVRVPRILRYDEPAGMMVLEDLSDITFEAALEGGKHRDALYTRAVDLLARLRAKAEKHQDPDCLAFTRAFDEDLYDWELHHFREWGLEAWSGKKPTDAERAELDRTFRDIAKQLAAAPRGFTHRDYQSRNIMVKEGELVVIDFQDALQGPRQYDLVALLRDSYVELDRGFVDTMLDRYIATFQEASGERIDAASFKSFFDLLTIQRKLKDAGRFEFINRVKGNPGFLVSIPASLRYVRDAFARKPELRKLQELVAKYVPELAA, from the coding sequence ATGGAACTCGAGGCCGCCCTGCGCGACCAGGTGGGACAGGCCATTGGCCGTCCCGTTCCCCACGCACCCATCAAGAAGCTGAAGGGCGACGCGAGCAACCGCTCGTACTACCGCGTTGGCGCGGCCCCGGACAGCTGGGTGGTGATGGTGATGCCTCCCGACGCGACGAAGAAGAGCGAGGAGGCCACCAAGGGCGAGCCGCCGAAGGAGCTGCCCTTCGTCAACGTGCACCGGTATCTAGAGAAGCTGGGCGTGCGCGTGCCGCGCATCCTCCGCTACGACGAGCCGGCGGGGATGATGGTGCTGGAGGACCTGAGCGACATCACCTTCGAGGCCGCGCTGGAGGGCGGCAAGCACCGCGACGCGCTCTACACCCGCGCGGTTGACCTGCTGGCGCGCCTGCGCGCCAAGGCGGAGAAGCACCAGGACCCGGACTGCCTGGCCTTCACCCGGGCCTTCGACGAAGACCTCTACGACTGGGAGCTGCACCACTTCCGCGAGTGGGGCCTGGAGGCGTGGAGCGGCAAGAAGCCCACCGACGCCGAGCGCGCGGAGCTGGACCGCACCTTCCGGGACATCGCGAAGCAGCTGGCCGCCGCGCCCCGGGGCTTCACCCACCGCGACTACCAGAGCCGCAACATCATGGTGAAGGAGGGGGAGCTGGTCGTCATCGACTTCCAGGACGCCCTCCAGGGCCCGCGCCAGTACGACCTCGTCGCCCTGCTGCGCGACAGCTACGTGGAGCTGGACCGCGGCTTCGTCGACACGATGCTGGACCGCTACATCGCCACCTTCCAGGAGGCGAGCGGCGAGCGCATCGACGCGGCGTCGTTCAAGTCGTTCTTCGACCTGCTGACGATTCAGCGCAAGCTGAAGGACGCGGGCCGCTTCGAGTTCATCAACCGCGTGAAGGGCAACCCGGGCTTCCTGGTGTCCATCCCCGCGTCGCTGCGCTACGTGCGCGACGCCTTCGCGCGCAAGCCGGAGCTGCGGAAGCTGCAGGAGCTGGTGGCGAAGTACGTCCCCGAACTGGCCGCCTGA